From the Leishmania donovani BPK282A1 complete genome, chromosome 30 genome, one window contains:
- a CDS encoding AAA family ATPase-like protein, producing the protein MAEGGGTGPGPCDCTRLRQVWVGELRAFKQSWHSTAPHLRTFSLWSILHVTRSASVLARMGLIFLCSPLFLYRAHSHVFFFLLSILSASRIPLRASSCSHCFFNARKEAARATPPA; encoded by the coding sequence ATGGCTGAAGGAGGTGGCACAGGGCCAGGGCCTTGTGACTGCACTCGATTGCGACAAGTGTGGGTCGGTGAGCTTCGTGCGTTCAAGCAGAGCTGGCATTCAACGGCGCCACATCTGAGGACTTTCTCCCTCTGGTCTATCCTTCATGTCACTCGGAGTGCATCCGTCCTTGCTAGAATGGGTTTGATCTTCTTgtgctctcctctttttttgtaCCGTGCACATTcgcatgtttttttttttcttctatCGATCTTGTCTGCATCCAGGATTCCTCTCCGCGCATCTTCGTGCTCGCACTGTTTTTTTAATGCCCGCAAAGAAGCGGCTCGTGCCACCCCTCCGGCCTAA
- a CDS encoding heat shock 70-related protein 1, mitochondrial precursor, putative, producing MFARRVCGSAAASAARLARHESQKVQGDVIGVDLGTTYSCVATMDGDKARVLENSEGFRTTPSVVAFKGSEKLVGLAAKRQAITNPQSTF from the coding sequence ATGTTCGCTCGTCGTGTGTGCggaagcgctgcggcgtcggctgcgcGCCTGGCGCGCCACGAGTCGCAGAAGGTGCAGGGCGACGTGATTGGCGTGGACCTGGGCACGACGTACAGCTGCGTGGCGACGATGGACGGCGACaaggcgcgcgtgctggagaACTCTGAGGGCTTCCGGACGACGCCGTCTGTTGTGGCGTTCAAGGGCAGCGAGAAGCTTGTGGGGCTtgcggcgaagcggcaggCGATCACGAACCCGCAGTCGACGTTC
- a CDS encoding heat shock 70-related protein 1, mitochondrial precursor, putative encodes MFARRVCGSAAASAARLARHESQKVQGDVIGVDLGTTYSCVATMDGDKARVLENSEGFRTTPSVVAFKGSEKLVGLAAKRQAITNP; translated from the coding sequence ATGTTCGCTCGTCGTGTGTGCggaagcgctgcggcgtcggctgcgcGCCTGGCGCGCCACGAGTCGCAGAAGGTGCAGGGCGACGTGATTGGCGTGGACCTGGGCACGACCTACAGCTGCGTGGCGACGATGGACGGCGACaaggcgcgcgtgctggagaACTCTGAGGGCTTCCGGACGACGCCGTCTGTTGTGGCGTTCAAGGGCAGCGAGAAGCTTGTGGGGCTtgcggcgaagcggcaggCGATCACGAACCCG